The Gemmatimonadota bacterium genome includes a region encoding these proteins:
- a CDS encoding winged helix-turn-helix domain-containing protein yields MTYRFGLFQLDAQHMQLTRNGRAISLTRQTAQLLLQLVESRGEVVSREAIRAHLWGHSFLEVDPAINQCVRRLRAALDDDPRKPLYVETLPRRGYRFICPVEVRADSTAQAPPTRMIRATGTIAGAALVGGLALALVVPASRTWSRDLEANAGAAGSGALLAQASARLDRREPSLVERAIADLESAAAGDPANGALQARLAVAHSRLFWYSGRPQAARAARHHLRRAEALGVEQGNVWLTRGVLSFHDRDYASAVSALERARDADSGPGHAEIDLMLGKTLRRTGRWDDAMAALQRAHEANPLSFEATYAVASTARYMGRHELARRFIALARDLDATNWVTWAIRPVDALREDGDVARAAALAEESSEEIGRGMLFATSQALSRVLSHVAIEGEPFFEGPEGYRGSFYLSLGEAFRVRGLEEAARAQYDSAVFVLERQLAEDSWAESHRGQRLSWLASAEAGRGNRAGALARAEEATKALPLDEDAFIGSVIQIQVAQTLAVVGELDRAADIVRALLEGTSPLTPALLRVDPIWEPVRDHPALAPWLGESDGAPEPRRRRTS; encoded by the coding sequence ATGACGTACCGCTTCGGGCTGTTCCAGCTGGACGCGCAGCACATGCAACTCACGAGGAACGGTCGGGCGATCTCGCTCACCCGGCAGACCGCGCAGCTCCTGCTCCAGCTGGTCGAGTCCCGCGGCGAAGTGGTCTCCAGGGAGGCGATTCGGGCCCACCTGTGGGGGCACTCCTTCCTGGAAGTCGATCCGGCGATCAACCAGTGCGTACGCCGCCTGCGCGCGGCCCTGGACGACGACCCGAGGAAGCCGCTCTACGTGGAGACGCTGCCCCGGCGCGGATATCGTTTCATCTGTCCGGTCGAGGTACGGGCGGACTCCACTGCGCAGGCGCCGCCCACTCGGATGATCCGCGCAACGGGGACGATCGCCGGGGCCGCGCTCGTCGGCGGGCTCGCGCTGGCGCTGGTGGTTCCGGCGAGCCGGACGTGGAGCCGCGACCTTGAGGCGAATGCGGGCGCCGCCGGCTCCGGCGCGCTGCTGGCCCAGGCTTCGGCGCGGCTCGACCGACGCGAGCCGAGCCTGGTGGAAAGGGCGATCGCCGACCTGGAATCCGCGGCGGCAGGCGATCCCGCAAACGGAGCACTGCAGGCTCGACTCGCCGTCGCCCACTCCAGGCTCTTCTGGTACTCCGGTCGCCCGCAGGCGGCGCGCGCCGCCCGACACCACCTGCGCCGCGCCGAGGCTCTGGGCGTCGAGCAAGGCAACGTCTGGCTCACCCGAGGCGTGCTGTCATTTCACGACCGCGACTACGCGTCGGCGGTCTCCGCGCTGGAACGGGCCAGGGATGCCGACTCCGGCCCAGGTCACGCGGAGATAGACCTGATGCTGGGAAAAACGCTCCGCCGCACGGGCCGTTGGGATGACGCGATGGCGGCCCTGCAGAGGGCACACGAGGCCAACCCGCTCTCGTTCGAAGCCACCTATGCGGTCGCGTCGACGGCCCGCTACATGGGGAGACACGAGCTGGCGCGTCGCTTCATCGCGCTCGCACGCGACCTGGACGCCACCAACTGGGTAACGTGGGCCATTCGACCTGTGGATGCGCTGCGCGAGGACGGAGACGTGGCGCGGGCCGCAGCGCTGGCAGAAGAAAGCTCAGAAGAGATCGGGCGAGGAATGCTCTTCGCGACTTCCCAGGCTCTCTCGCGAGTTCTGAGCCACGTGGCGATCGAGGGAGAACCCTTTTTCGAGGGCCCCGAAGGGTATCGCGGCTCCTTCTACCTGAGCCTCGGAGAGGCCTTCCGGGTCCGGGGTCTGGAGGAAGCCGCGCGCGCCCAATACGACTCCGCGGTCTTCGTGCTCGAGCGTCAGCTGGCCGAGGACAGTTGGGCCGAGAGCCACCGCGGCCAGCGCCTTTCCTGGCTCGCCTCCGCGGAGGCCGGTCGGGGCAATCGGGCGGGGGCGCTAGCCCGCGCGGAGGAGGCGACGAAGGCTCTCCCACTGGATGAAGACGCCTTCATCGGCTCTGTCATCCAGATTCAGGTGGCCCAGACGCTCGCGGTGGTGGGTGAGCTCGACCGTGCCGCCGATATCGTGCGGGCACTCCTGGAAGGAACGTCGCCGCTGACCCCGGCGCTCTTGCGCGTAGACCCGATCTGGGAGCCCGTGCGGGACCACCCTGCGCTGGCGCCCTGGCTCGGCGAGAGCGACGGGGCCCCCGAGCCTCGACGGCGACGCACTTCCTAG
- a CDS encoding prolyl oligopeptidase family serine peptidase: protein MSSRIMRRCAASVAAVALSLAACGADNPIEPREVASLAIDPAGPLVSFGEILQLAAIARASSGSVVSAQVSWAGLDPQVLTVSPTGSATARANGSARVVATASGITDTAVVVVEQRVAEVRVQFSAIALELPGDTMSVTGTPFDARGNLVAGAGPITWSASGGIDVDANGVVTATAFGVGQLTGSSGGGSSTADVEVIGDRFFLSVDTKLRYELDLPDDSGGPFPAVVWVHGSGMLDRNAQRLGTDPMVPEGLAAFRYDKRGVGESGGTFENVGPTNSFRTLNVLAEDAAAAARFVARFSQIDPDRIGMIGNSQGGWIVPQAALKAPQVVGYVMFWSGPTVSVGLENFYSSLTADPNTTLDEAYDRLSEFDGTPGYDALEDISSLDIPGLWLFGEMDRSIPMRLDVVRLNELAGQGKPFEVVTFEFGDHSLVDTRTGQFFNVWAEYLRFLRDRGFLAP from the coding sequence ATGAGTTCCAGAATCATGCGTCGATGCGCCGCCAGCGTCGCGGCCGTGGCGCTAAGCCTCGCCGCGTGCGGCGCCGACAATCCCATAGAGCCGCGCGAAGTGGCTTCGCTAGCCATAGATCCGGCGGGTCCGCTCGTCTCGTTCGGTGAGATCCTCCAGCTGGCGGCGATCGCGCGCGCGTCGAGCGGCTCCGTGGTCTCCGCACAGGTATCGTGGGCGGGTCTCGATCCACAGGTCCTCACGGTGAGTCCCACGGGCTCGGCTACGGCGCGGGCGAACGGCTCGGCCCGGGTCGTCGCCACGGCATCGGGGATCACCGACACGGCGGTCGTGGTGGTCGAGCAGCGGGTCGCGGAGGTGCGGGTGCAGTTTTCGGCGATCGCGTTGGAGCTGCCCGGCGACACCATGTCGGTCACCGGCACTCCTTTCGACGCACGAGGCAACCTCGTCGCCGGGGCCGGTCCCATCACCTGGAGCGCGAGCGGCGGGATCGACGTGGACGCGAACGGGGTGGTCACCGCGACCGCCTTCGGGGTCGGCCAACTCACCGGCAGCTCGGGCGGCGGGTCCAGCACGGCCGACGTGGAGGTGATCGGTGACAGGTTCTTCCTGAGCGTCGACACCAAGCTGCGCTACGAGCTGGACCTGCCCGACGACTCGGGCGGCCCGTTCCCGGCCGTGGTCTGGGTGCACGGATCCGGCATGCTGGACCGCAACGCGCAGCGGCTGGGCACCGACCCCATGGTGCCCGAGGGACTCGCCGCCTTCCGCTACGACAAGCGCGGCGTGGGGGAGTCGGGTGGCACCTTCGAGAACGTCGGCCCGACCAACAGCTTCCGCACGCTCAACGTTCTGGCCGAGGACGCGGCGGCGGCCGCCCGTTTCGTCGCCCGTTTTTCCCAGATCGACCCCGACCGGATCGGCATGATCGGCAACAGTCAGGGCGGCTGGATCGTGCCGCAGGCCGCGCTCAAGGCTCCGCAGGTAGTGGGCTACGTGATGTTCTGGTCGGGACCCACGGTGAGCGTGGGGCTGGAGAACTTCTACAGCTCGCTGACCGCCGACCCGAACACCACCCTGGACGAGGCGTACGACAGGCTGAGCGAGTTCGACGGGACGCCGGGCTATGACGCGCTCGAGGACATATCGTCCCTGGATATCCCCGGGCTCTGGCTGTTCGGCGAGATGGACCGGAGCATCCCCATGCGGCTGGACGTCGTCCGGCTAAACGAGCTAGCTGGTCAGGGAAAGCCGTTCGAGGTCGTCACGTTCGAGTTCGGGGACCACTCCCTGGTGGACACGCGGACCGGGCAGTTCTTCAACGTATGGGCGGAGTACCTGCGCTTCCTGCGGGACAGGGGGTTCCTGGCACCCTGA
- a CDS encoding amidohydrolase family protein encodes MHVPHGTTQRLFLYWCARALFAVLFVAGAPIALAGQEPADSSEQAEDAEEKKKGPLPLEPGRTISVDVTEGTWVSVDVSPDGRTVVFDMLGDLFTVPVSGGDATQLTSGMAFDAQPRFSPDGSRIAFTSDRDGGQNIWTMALDGTDTTRVTKGESNRAESPEWTPDGDYIVASVGVFRGQGLPKLKLFHVDGGSGVQLVKEPDNLKMLGAAVSGDGRHVWYARRTGDWNYNAQMPQYQIEVYDRETGNRFTRTLRYGSAFRPTLSPDGRWLVYGTRHEEDTGLVLRDLSDGSERWLAYPVQHDDQESRATLDVLPGMSFTPDSRELVASFGGKIWRLPVAGGDAVEVPFRARFELETGPEVAFDHPIEDTPTFTVAQIRDAAPSPDGSMLAFTALDRLWVSDSDGGNPRRVTDADVAEHFPAWSPDGRSLAYATWDGEAGHLFRARADGGGSPTRITRDAGTYFAPAWGPNDRIVALRGFAEVFQTIGASGESANELVWVDAGGSDGPVTPIAPAEGRRDPHFVEGVDRIYLFRPPDALVSIRWDGSDEKEHVKVRGATPANFPQALTPNTVQMAPRGDQALALIQRQLYAVTVPRIGVAPTINVGDPDKASFPALSLSEIGAEFPAWSGDGRSVHWSLANAHFSFDLDAARAYADSVEAAERAEEQEEADEEAADSVDAEVEDEVQEEGEEDEEEDEEEGYEPAEFRVLIQADRDIPRAAAVLRGARVITMRGDEVIDNADILVRDNRIAAVGPSGGVEVPADAQVIDVSGTTIVPGFVDTHAHLRARDGLHRTDVWPYLANLAYGVTATRDPQTGNTEVLSYADQVRAGTVIGPRIYSTGPGVFWQDGIKSEEDARKVLSRYSEYFDTKTIKMYVAGARKARQWIIMAARELELMPTTEGSLNIKQNITETLDGYPGLEHSLPIFPLYGDMVQLFAETGRVYTPTLLVSYGGPFAENYFYSRENPHDDAKLRRFTPHDEVDSRTLRRGQWFRSDQHVFERHARFVKDLVEAGGKAGVGSHGQLQGLGYHWELWAVQSGGMAEHDALRVATIHGAEAIGLANDLGSIEPGKLADLVVLEDNPLADIRATARIRSVMMNGRLYDGDTLDEVYPRRRALPDLWWWDDEPVGVPGAAAR; translated from the coding sequence ATGCACGTGCCGCACGGGACCACCCAGCGCCTTTTCCTCTACTGGTGCGCCCGCGCGCTTTTCGCCGTGCTGTTCGTGGCGGGGGCGCCCATCGCGCTGGCCGGCCAGGAGCCCGCCGATAGCTCCGAGCAAGCGGAAGACGCGGAGGAGAAGAAGAAGGGGCCGCTGCCACTGGAGCCGGGGCGCACGATCTCCGTCGACGTCACGGAGGGAACCTGGGTGTCGGTGGACGTGAGTCCCGACGGCCGGACGGTCGTGTTCGACATGCTCGGGGATCTGTTCACGGTGCCCGTCTCGGGGGGCGACGCGACGCAGCTCACGTCGGGAATGGCGTTCGACGCGCAGCCGCGGTTCTCTCCCGACGGGTCCCGGATCGCCTTTACCTCAGACCGCGACGGCGGCCAGAACATCTGGACGATGGCGCTGGACGGGACGGATACGACGCGCGTCACGAAGGGTGAGTCGAATCGCGCCGAGTCGCCCGAGTGGACGCCCGATGGCGATTATATCGTCGCGTCCGTCGGGGTCTTCCGGGGGCAGGGCCTGCCCAAGCTCAAGCTGTTCCACGTCGACGGCGGCAGCGGCGTGCAACTGGTGAAGGAACCCGACAACCTGAAGATGCTCGGCGCGGCCGTGTCCGGTGACGGCCGTCACGTCTGGTACGCTCGGCGCACCGGGGACTGGAACTACAACGCGCAGATGCCGCAGTACCAGATCGAGGTTTACGACCGCGAAACCGGAAATCGGTTCACGCGCACCCTCCGCTACGGTTCCGCGTTCAGGCCGACGCTGTCGCCGGACGGCCGCTGGCTCGTATACGGCACCCGGCACGAGGAGGACACCGGGCTGGTCCTGCGAGACCTGAGCGACGGCTCGGAGCGCTGGCTCGCCTACCCTGTTCAGCACGACGACCAGGAGTCCCGGGCCACCCTGGACGTACTTCCGGGGATGTCGTTCACCCCCGATTCGCGCGAGCTGGTCGCCTCCTTCGGGGGGAAGATCTGGCGCTTGCCGGTGGCGGGCGGAGACGCGGTCGAGGTCCCCTTCCGCGCCCGCTTCGAGCTGGAAACGGGGCCCGAGGTTGCCTTCGACCACCCGATCGAGGATACGCCGACGTTCACGGTCGCGCAGATCCGCGACGCGGCCCCCTCGCCGGACGGCAGCATGCTGGCGTTCACCGCGCTCGATCGTCTCTGGGTGTCGGACTCGGATGGCGGCAATCCTCGCCGGGTCACCGACGCCGACGTTGCGGAGCACTTCCCCGCCTGGTCGCCGGACGGACGCAGCCTGGCGTACGCCACCTGGGACGGGGAAGCGGGACACCTGTTCCGCGCGCGCGCCGACGGGGGCGGTTCGCCGACCCGCATCACCCGCGACGCCGGCACCTACTTCGCTCCCGCCTGGGGGCCCAACGACCGCATCGTCGCGCTGCGCGGGTTCGCCGAGGTGTTCCAGACGATCGGGGCGTCGGGTGAGTCGGCGAACGAGCTCGTCTGGGTCGACGCGGGCGGCAGCGACGGGCCGGTGACCCCGATCGCCCCCGCCGAGGGGCGCCGCGATCCGCACTTCGTGGAGGGCGTGGACAGGATCTATCTGTTCAGGCCCCCGGATGCGCTCGTGTCGATCCGCTGGGACGGCTCCGACGAGAAGGAGCACGTCAAGGTGCGCGGGGCGACCCCGGCCAATTTCCCGCAGGCGCTCACGCCCAACACCGTCCAGATGGCGCCGCGCGGAGACCAGGCGCTCGCGCTCATCCAGCGTCAACTGTACGCGGTCACCGTGCCGCGCATCGGCGTCGCGCCCACCATCAACGTGGGCGACCCCGACAAGGCGTCGTTCCCCGCGCTAAGCCTGAGCGAAATCGGCGCGGAGTTCCCCGCCTGGAGCGGCGACGGGCGCTCGGTACACTGGTCCCTTGCGAACGCCCACTTCTCTTTCGATCTCGACGCGGCGCGCGCGTACGCGGACAGCGTAGAGGCCGCCGAGCGAGCCGAGGAGCAGGAGGAGGCCGACGAGGAAGCGGCCGACTCGGTCGACGCCGAGGTCGAGGATGAGGTCCAGGAAGAAGGCGAGGAGGACGAAGAGGAAGACGAAGAGGAAGGGTACGAGCCGGCGGAGTTCCGGGTCCTGATCCAGGCGGATCGGGACATCCCCCGGGCCGCGGCGGTGCTGCGGGGAGCGCGCGTCATCACCATGCGCGGCGACGAGGTCATCGACAACGCCGACATTTTGGTCCGCGACAACCGCATAGCCGCGGTGGGGCCGAGCGGAGGCGTGGAAGTCCCCGCAGACGCGCAGGTGATAGACGTGTCGGGCACGACCATCGTGCCCGGGTTCGTCGATACGCACGCGCATCTGCGCGCCCGAGACGGCCTGCACCGCACCGATGTGTGGCCCTACCTGGCGAACCTGGCGTACGGCGTCACCGCCACGCGCGACCCGCAGACGGGCAACACGGAAGTATTGTCGTACGCCGACCAGGTGCGGGCGGGGACCGTGATCGGGCCACGCATCTACTCGACCGGCCCTGGGGTGTTCTGGCAGGACGGCATCAAGAGCGAGGAGGACGCGCGCAAGGTCTTGTCCCGCTACTCAGAATACTTCGATACCAAGACGATCAAGATGTACGTGGCGGGCGCGCGCAAGGCTCGGCAGTGGATCATCATGGCGGCGCGCGAGCTGGAGCTGATGCCCACCACCGAGGGGTCGCTCAACATCAAACAGAACATAACCGAGACGCTGGATGGGTACCCCGGACTGGAGCACTCGCTGCCGATCTTCCCGCTTTACGGAGATATGGTCCAGCTTTTCGCGGAGACAGGGCGGGTGTACACCCCCACGCTGCTGGTCTCCTACGGAGGGCCCTTTGCCGAAAACTACTTCTACAGCCGCGAGAATCCGCACGACGACGCCAAGCTTCGTCGCTTCACGCCGCACGACGAGGTGGACAGCCGCACGCTCAGGCGCGGCCAGTGGTTCCGGAGCGATCAGCACGTGTTCGAACGGCACGCGCGCTTCGTGAAGGATCTGGTGGAGGCCGGCGGCAAGGCGGGCGTCGGGAGCCACGGTCAACTCCAGGGACTGGGCTACCACTGGGAGCTGTGGGCCGTGCAGTCCGGTGGGATGGCCGAGCACGACGCTCTGCGGGTGGCCACGATCCACGGCGCGGAGGCGATCGGCCTGGCCAACGATCTGGGCTCCATCGAGCCCGGCAAGCTGGCCGATCTGGTGGTCCTTGAGGACAATCCGCTGGCGGACATCCGGGCCACGGCCCGCATCCGCTCGGTCATGATGAACGGACGGCTGTACGACGGCGATACGCTGGACGAGGTGTATCCACGCCGGAGGGCGCTACCCGACCTCTGGTGGTGGGACGACGAGCCGGTCGGGGTGCCCGGCGCCGCCGCCCGCTGA
- a CDS encoding DUF5670 family protein, producing MFKIVVVALLAVWLLGFIQGVGGPMVHLLALLAFLIVLVRFARGRRRA from the coding sequence ATGTTCAAAATCGTCGTCGTAGCACTTCTGGCCGTGTGGCTACTCGGATTCATTCAAGGCGTGGGCGGACCGATGGTCCACCTGCTCGCCCTCCTCGCGTTCCTCATCGTTCTCGTCCGGTTCGCTCGAGGCCGTCGCCGGGCTTGA
- a CDS encoding DUF1272 domain-containing protein, protein MALEMRTECERCGASLGPDEEASICSFECTFCVACSEGMERVCPNCQGELVARPKRAR, encoded by the coding sequence GTGGCACTGGAAATGAGGACCGAGTGCGAGCGTTGCGGAGCGTCCCTCGGGCCTGACGAGGAGGCGTCCATCTGCTCCTTCGAGTGCACGTTCTGCGTGGCCTGCTCCGAGGGGATGGAGCGGGTTTGCCCGAACTGTCAGGGGGAGTTGGTTGCGCGCCCGAAGCGGGCACGCTGA
- the infA gene encoding translation initiation factor IF-1, translating to MANDAIEMEGTVTEVLPNANFRVELDNGHNILAYLSGKMRKYYIRVLEGDRVKIEMSPYDLSRGRVTYRYK from the coding sequence ATGGCTAACGACGCGATCGAAATGGAAGGTACGGTGACCGAGGTCCTGCCCAACGCGAATTTCCGCGTCGAGTTGGACAACGGGCACAACATCCTCGCCTATCTCTCCGGCAAGATGCGGAAGTACTACATTCGCGTCCTGGAGGGTGACCGCGTGAAGATCGAGATGTCCCCCTACGACCTCAGCCGCGGCCGGGTCACCTACCGCTACAAGTAG
- the rho gene encoding transcription termination factor Rho, protein MTVSNEGFLGVLEVLGSGSGFVRRPDSGYIPGDDDIYVNQKLIQRFGLRSGDEITGTAGQPPGRGKSPPLTNLQLVNDHPPSDMARRVRFTKLGAKHPDSQLTLECDRTYHGEPDPTNRIIDLFCPLGKGQRAMIVAPSKAGKTTILQAVAEGIVKNHPACKVFIVLVDERPEEVTEMENHGFGEVIASSFDHPADRHVSVAEITLERARRRVELGEDVVIILDSITRLARAYNTVEQGSGRTLSGGLDANSLEKPKRFLGSARNIDPSQGGGTLTIIATALVDTGSRMDQVIFEEFKGTGNSELVLDRALADKRIFPAIDLLASATRREELLLSPEALRASTVLRRDLSRSSPADAMNDLLGFMRRTKTNDELVRAILGG, encoded by the coding sequence GTGACCGTGTCGAACGAAGGCTTCCTCGGCGTGCTCGAAGTGTTGGGCAGCGGCTCCGGTTTCGTCAGAAGGCCGGACAGCGGCTACATCCCGGGCGACGACGACATCTACGTCAATCAGAAACTGATCCAGCGGTTCGGACTTCGGTCCGGGGACGAGATCACCGGTACGGCCGGCCAACCTCCGGGCCGCGGCAAGAGTCCGCCGCTGACGAACCTCCAGCTCGTCAACGACCACCCGCCGTCGGACATGGCGCGCCGCGTCCGGTTCACCAAGCTCGGCGCCAAGCACCCAGATAGCCAGTTGACGTTGGAGTGCGACCGCACGTACCACGGCGAGCCGGATCCCACGAACCGCATCATCGACCTGTTCTGCCCCCTGGGGAAGGGCCAGCGCGCCATGATCGTGGCGCCGTCCAAGGCGGGCAAGACCACGATCCTGCAGGCGGTGGCTGAGGGAATCGTGAAGAATCACCCCGCCTGCAAGGTGTTCATCGTGTTGGTGGACGAGCGGCCGGAAGAGGTCACGGAGATGGAGAACCACGGCTTCGGAGAGGTGATCGCCTCGAGTTTCGATCATCCCGCCGACAGGCACGTGTCCGTGGCCGAGATCACGCTGGAGAGGGCGCGGCGGCGCGTGGAGTTGGGCGAGGACGTGGTGATCATCCTCGACTCCATCACCAGGCTGGCGCGCGCCTACAACACTGTGGAGCAGGGGAGTGGGCGAACGCTCTCCGGCGGCCTGGACGCGAACTCGCTGGAGAAGCCCAAGCGGTTTCTGGGCAGCGCCCGGAACATCGATCCTTCGCAGGGCGGTGGCACGCTGACCATCATCGCCACGGCGCTGGTCGATACCGGGTCGCGCATGGACCAGGTCATCTTCGAGGAATTCAAGGGCACGGGGAACAGCGAGTTGGTGCTGGACCGGGCCCTGGCGGACAAGAGGATCTTCCCGGCCATCGACCTGCTGGCCAGCGCGACCCGACGCGAGGAGCTTCTGCTGTCGCCGGAGGCGCTGCGCGCGTCCACCGTGCTGCGCCGCGACCTGAGCCGCTCCAGCCCGGCCGACGCCATGAACGACCTGTTGGGCTTCATGCGGCGCACCAAGACGAACGACGAGCTGGTCAGGGCGATTCTGGGTGGTTGA
- a CDS encoding nitroreductase family protein, whose translation MRARAKSFREQAERRRTVRSFSDRPIPDGVIEECLRAAGTAPSGANLQPWHFVVVRDPEMKAVIRVAAEEEEHRFYAERAPPEWLEALAPLGTDENKPFLEAAPCLIAVFVQRHGVTADGRKVKHYYAVESTGLATGILITALHNAGLTTLTHTPSPMDFLNRLLERPASERPFLLLVTGYPTEDAVVPDIHRKPLGDYTSSF comes from the coding sequence ATGCGGGCGCGCGCGAAATCGTTCCGGGAGCAGGCCGAGAGACGCCGTACGGTCCGCTCCTTTTCCGATCGACCCATCCCCGACGGAGTGATAGAGGAGTGCCTGCGCGCCGCCGGCACCGCGCCGAGCGGGGCCAATCTCCAGCCCTGGCACTTCGTGGTGGTGCGCGATCCCGAAATGAAGGCGGTCATCCGGGTCGCCGCCGAGGAGGAGGAGCACCGCTTCTATGCGGAGCGCGCCCCTCCCGAGTGGCTCGAGGCCCTGGCGCCCCTGGGCACCGACGAAAACAAACCGTTCCTGGAGGCCGCGCCCTGCCTGATCGCGGTGTTCGTGCAGCGGCACGGAGTCACCGCGGACGGCCGCAAGGTCAAACACTACTACGCGGTGGAGTCGACGGGCCTGGCGACGGGAATACTGATCACCGCTCTGCACAACGCGGGGCTCACGACGCTGACGCACACGCCCAGCCCCATGGACTTCCTCAACCGGCTGCTGGAGCGCCCCGCCAGCGAGCGTCCCTTCCTGTTGCTGGTCACGGGATATCCGACCGAGGACGCGGTCGTGCCCGACATCCACCGCAAGCCGCTGGGCGACTACACGAGCTCCTTCTAG